A single genomic interval of Piliocolobus tephrosceles isolate RC106 chromosome 7, ASM277652v3, whole genome shotgun sequence harbors:
- the CLDN23 gene encoding claudin-23 has protein sequence MRTPVVMTLGMVFAPCGLLFNLTSTLAPGWRLLKGFLDQPVDVELYQGLWDMCREQSSRERECGQRDEWGYFEAQPVLVARALMVTSLAVTVLGLLLASLGVRCWQDAPSFVLAGLSGVVLFVAGLLSLIPVSWYNHFLGDRNVLPAPASPVTVQVSYSLVLGYLGSCLLLLGGFSLALSFAPWCEERCRRRRKVPSAGPRRSSVSTIRVEWPEPELTPAIKYYSDGRHQPPPAQHRKPKPRVGFPMPRPPPKAYTNSVDVLAGEGWEAAQCQDAPSCSAHTCDSTLPCDSDL, from the coding sequence ATGCGGACGCCGGTGGTGATGACGCTGGGCATGGTGTTCGCGCCCTGCGGGCTGCTGTTCAACCTGACCAGCACGCTGGCGCCCGGCTGGCGGCTGCTGAAGGGCTTCCTGGACCAGCCGGTGGACGTGGAGCTGTACCAGGGCCTGTGGGACATGTGTCGCGAGCAGAGCAGCCGCGAGCGCGAGTGCGGCCAGCGGGACGAGTGGGGCTACTTCGAGGCCCAGCCCGTGTTGGTGGCGCGGGCGCTCATGGTCACCTCGCTGGCCGTCACGGTCCTGGGGCTGCTGCTGGCGTCGCTGGGCGTGCGCTGCTGGCAGGACGCGCCCAGCTTCGTGCTGGCCGGACTCTCGGGCGTCGTCCTCTTCGTCGCCGGCCTCCTCAGCCTCATACCCGTGTCCTGGTACAACCACTTCTTGGGGGACCGCAACGTCCTGCCCGCCCCGGCCAGCCCGGTCACGGTGCAGGTCAGCTACAGCCTGGTGCTGGGCTACCTGGGCAGCTGCCTGCTGCTGCTGGGCGGCTTCTCGCTGGCGCTCAGCTTCGCGCCCTGGTGCGAGGAGCGTTGTCGCCGCCGCCGCAAGGTGCCCTCCGCGGGGCCGCGCCGCAGCAGCGTCAGCACCATCCGAGTGGAGTGGCCGGAGCCCGAGCTGACGCCCGCCATCAAGTACTACAGCGACGGCCGGCACCAACCGCCGCCTGCCCAGCACCGCAAGCCCAAGCCCAGGGTCGGCTTCCCCATGCCCCGGCCGCCGCCCAAGGCCTACACCAACTCGGTGGACGTCCTCGCCGGGGAGGGGTGGGAGGCGGCCCAGTGCCAGGACGCTCCCTCGTGCAGCGCCCACACCTGCGACAGCACGCTGCCCTGCGACTCCGACCTCTAG